One genomic segment of Burkholderiaceae bacterium includes these proteins:
- the lpdA gene encoding dihydrolipoyl dehydrogenase — MKEITTKLLVIGGGPGGYVAAIRAGQLGVPTVLVEGAQLGGTCLNIGCIPSKALIHAAHAFEQARHQVKGSPLGIRVQEPSIDIAQTVHWKDGIVQRLTGGVGALLRKAGVQVLAGWAHIDDGKTVTVQPHQGEPLRVHCEHLLLATGSEPVELPSMPFGGAIWSSTEALSPDTLPKRLVVVGAGYIGLELGMAYRKLGVEVTVVEAIDRVLPTYDPELTQPVLDALKKSGITLHLGCKVQGWDARHGVHVRNDTKAEDFTLPADRVLVAVGRRPRTAGFGLEGLQLDMAGRHVAIDAHCRTSMRNVWAIGDVTGEPMLAHRAMAQGECVAEQVAGKTRRFEPMAIPAVCFTDPEVVVAGRTPAEAKAAGIDCIEAHFPFAANGRAMTLQATSGFVRVVARKDNHLILGWQAVGQGVAELAAAFSQSIEMGARLEDVAHTIHAHPTLGEAVQEAALRALGQALHV; from the coding sequence ATGAAGGAAATCACCACCAAGCTGCTGGTCATCGGCGGCGGCCCCGGCGGCTACGTGGCCGCCATCCGCGCCGGCCAGCTGGGCGTACCCACCGTGCTGGTCGAAGGCGCCCAGTTGGGCGGTACCTGCCTCAACATCGGCTGCATCCCCTCCAAGGCGCTGATCCACGCCGCGCACGCCTTCGAGCAGGCGCGCCACCAGGTCAAGGGCTCGCCGCTGGGCATTCGCGTGCAGGAGCCCAGCATCGACATCGCGCAGACCGTGCACTGGAAGGACGGCATCGTGCAGCGCCTGACCGGCGGCGTGGGCGCGCTGCTGCGCAAGGCCGGCGTGCAGGTGCTGGCCGGCTGGGCCCACATCGACGACGGCAAGACCGTGACCGTGCAGCCGCACCAGGGCGAGCCCCTGCGCGTGCACTGCGAGCACCTGCTGCTGGCCACCGGCTCCGAGCCGGTGGAGCTACCCAGCATGCCTTTCGGTGGTGCCATCTGGTCATCGACCGAGGCGCTGTCGCCCGACACGCTGCCCAAGCGCCTGGTCGTCGTCGGCGCCGGCTACATCGGGCTGGAGCTGGGCATGGCCTACCGCAAGCTGGGCGTGGAGGTGACGGTGGTTGAGGCCATCGACCGCGTGCTGCCCACCTACGACCCCGAGCTGACCCAGCCCGTGCTGGACGCGCTCAAGAAAAGCGGCATCACCCTGCACCTGGGCTGCAAGGTGCAGGGCTGGGACGCCAGGCACGGCGTGCACGTGCGCAACGACACCAAGGCCGAGGACTTCACCCTGCCCGCCGACCGCGTGCTGGTGGCCGTGGGCCGCCGGCCGCGCACCGCCGGCTTTGGGCTGGAGGGGCTGCAACTGGACATGGCCGGCCGCCACGTCGCCATCGACGCGCACTGCCGCACCTCCATGCGCAACGTGTGGGCCATTGGCGATGTGACCGGCGAGCCCATGCTGGCGCACCGCGCCATGGCGCAGGGCGAATGCGTGGCCGAGCAGGTGGCGGGCAAGACCCGCCGCTTCGAGCCCATGGCCATCCCGGCCGTGTGCTTTACCGACCCCGAGGTGGTGGTGGCCGGCCGCACGCCGGCCGAGGCCAAGGCTGCCGGCATCGACTGCATCGAGGCGCACTTCCCCTTCGCCGCCAACGGCCGCGCCATGACACTGCAGGCCACCAGCGGCTTCGTGCGCGTGGTGGCCCGCAAGGACAACCACCTCATCCTCGGCTGGCAGGCCGTGGGCCAGGGCGTGGCCGAGCTGGCAGCGGCCTTCAGCCAGTCCATCGAAATGGGCGCGCGGCTGGAAGACGTGGCCCACACCATCCACGCCCACCCCACCCTGGGCGAGGCGGTGCAGGAGGCGGCGCTGCGGGCGCTGGGGCAGGCGCTGCATGTCTGA
- a CDS encoding IS5 family transposase yields MTQMTFGLDPLPKKTRKEVFLDEMNLVVPWGELVALIQPHARGAHQALGGRPPFAIETMLRIHCLQLWWNLSDPAMEEELHERPLYRRFAGLQGAARMPDESTILRFRHLLEKHELAPKIMAVINAGLARQGLMLKTGTVVDATIIAAPSSSKNNRGERDPQMHQTKKGKQWHFGMKAHIGVDAQSGLVHTVIGTAANVNDVTQATQLLHGQETDVFADAGYQGVDKRQEAQGLAVDWHIAMRPGKRAALELSNALAAKIEQLEKIKASIRAKVEHPFRLIKQQFGHAKVRYRGLAKNTARLQVMFALGNLWMVRKAILQGTQA; encoded by the coding sequence ATGACACAGATGACCTTCGGCCTTGATCCGCTGCCCAAGAAGACTCGCAAGGAGGTCTTTCTTGACGAGATGAATCTGGTGGTTCCGTGGGGCGAGTTGGTGGCGCTGATTCAGCCACACGCCCGCGGCGCACACCAGGCGCTGGGAGGGCGCCCGCCGTTCGCGATCGAGACGATGCTGCGCATTCACTGCCTGCAACTGTGGTGGAACCTGAGCGATCCGGCGATGGAAGAAGAACTGCATGAAAGGCCGTTGTACCGCCGCTTTGCCGGGCTGCAGGGTGCCGCACGCATGCCCGACGAGAGCACCATCCTGCGCTTTCGGCATCTGCTGGAGAAGCACGAACTCGCCCCGAAGATCATGGCCGTGATCAATGCCGGCTTGGCCCGGCAAGGCCTGATGCTCAAGACCGGCACGGTGGTGGATGCCACCATCATCGCGGCACCCAGTTCGAGCAAGAACAACAGAGGTGAGCGGGACCCGCAGATGCACCAGACCAAGAAGGGCAAGCAGTGGCACTTCGGGATGAAGGCGCACATTGGCGTGGATGCCCAATCGGGTCTGGTGCACACGGTCATTGGCACGGCGGCCAACGTCAATGACGTGACGCAGGCCACGCAGCTGCTGCACGGGCAGGAGACGGACGTGTTCGCCGATGCAGGCTACCAGGGCGTGGACAAGCGCCAGGAGGCCCAAGGGCTGGCCGTGGACTGGCACATTGCCATGCGCCCGGGCAAGCGCGCGGCACTGGAGCTGAGCAATGCACTGGCGGCGAAGATTGAACAGCTCGAGAAGATCAAGGCCAGCATCCGTGCCAAGGTCGAACACCCGTTCAGGCTGATCAAGCAGCAGTTCGGCCATGCCAAGGTGCGCTACCGCGGGCTGGCCAAGAACACGGCACGACTGCAGGTAATGTTCGCGCTGGGCAATCTGTGGATGGTGCGCAAGGCGATTTTGCAGGGGACGCAGGCATGA
- a CDS encoding 2-oxo acid dehydrogenase subunit E2, whose amino-acid sequence MGIYVIRVPDIGEGIAEVELVAWHVQPGDAVVEDQHLADVMTDKATVEVPSPMHGKVLALGGSPGQVMAVGAELVRLEVEGAGNLKDEEKKQAPAGISPAPAAPVTIATAVPAAPAPAPTPPAPARSPATPPPTRVARAEGERPLAAPSVRRRALDMGVDLRRVHGSGPAGRIEHADLDAFAAGGGQPATAGSPYVERHGEEPVPVIGLRRKIAQKMQEAKRRIPHFSYVEEVDVTELEALRAQLNARHGAQRGKLTLLPLLVRALVLALRDFPQINARYDDEAGVVTRFAPVHLGVATQTDGGLMVPVLRHAEALDLWACAAGIARVAEGAKSGKLGRDALAGSTITLTSLGALGGIVSTPVINHPEVAIVGVNRIVERPMLRGGQVVERQLMNLSSSFDHRVVDGMDAARFIQAVRALLETPALLFVE is encoded by the coding sequence ATGGGTATCTATGTGATCCGCGTGCCCGACATTGGCGAGGGCATTGCCGAAGTGGAACTGGTGGCCTGGCACGTGCAGCCGGGCGACGCCGTGGTGGAGGACCAGCACCTGGCCGACGTGATGACCGACAAGGCCACCGTCGAGGTGCCCTCGCCCATGCACGGCAAGGTGCTGGCGCTGGGCGGCAGCCCGGGCCAGGTGATGGCCGTGGGCGCCGAGCTGGTGCGCCTGGAGGTGGAAGGCGCGGGCAACCTGAAGGATGAAGAGAAAAAACAGGCTCCAGCCGGCATATCACCTGCGCCAGCAGCTCCTGTAACAATAGCAACGGCAGTACCCGCGGCGCCGGCCCCCGCGCCCACGCCGCCCGCCCCCGCGCGCAGCCCGGCCACACCGCCACCCACCCGCGTGGCCCGCGCCGAAGGCGAGCGCCCGCTGGCCGCGCCCTCGGTGCGCCGGCGCGCGCTGGACATGGGCGTCGACCTGCGCCGCGTGCACGGCAGCGGCCCGGCCGGCCGCATCGAGCATGCCGACCTGGACGCCTTTGCCGCTGGCGGCGGCCAGCCTGCCACGGCGGGCTCGCCCTACGTCGAGCGCCACGGCGAGGAGCCGGTGCCCGTCATCGGCCTGCGCCGCAAGATCGCGCAGAAGATGCAGGAGGCCAAGCGCCGCATCCCCCACTTCAGCTACGTCGAGGAGGTGGACGTGACCGAGCTGGAGGCCCTGCGCGCCCAGCTCAACGCCCGGCACGGCGCGCAGCGCGGCAAGCTCACGCTGCTGCCGCTGCTGGTGCGCGCCCTGGTGCTGGCCCTGCGCGACTTCCCGCAGATCAACGCCCGCTACGACGACGAGGCCGGCGTGGTCACGCGCTTTGCGCCGGTGCACCTGGGCGTGGCCACGCAGACCGACGGCGGCCTGATGGTGCCCGTGCTGCGCCACGCCGAGGCGCTGGATCTGTGGGCCTGCGCCGCCGGCATCGCCCGCGTGGCCGAAGGCGCCAAGAGCGGCAAGCTGGGGCGCGACGCGCTGGCCGGCTCCACCATCACCCTCACCAGCCTGGGGGCGCTGGGCGGCATCGTCAGCACGCCCGTCATCAACCACCCCGAGGTGGCCATCGTCGGCGTCAACCGCATCGTCGAGCGGCCCATGCTACGCGGTGGCCAGGTGGTGGAGCGGCAGTTGATGAACCTGTCCTCGTCGTTCGATCACCGCGTGGTCGACGGCATGGACGCCGCGCGCTTCATCCAGGCCGTGCGCGCGCTGCTGGAAACCCCCGCCCTGCTGTTCGTGGAGTAA